The Tenebrio molitor chromosome 3, icTenMoli1.1, whole genome shotgun sequence genome contains a region encoding:
- the DCTN1-p150 gene encoding dynactin subunit 1 isoform X9: MSYLKIGQKVKVTGKDVQGLIAFVGPTNFAPDTWIGVKLDEPKGKNNGTVQGVEYFKCEDKHGLFVKPSQIIPLDDHGKPVKEVSEDYAKARPRPSSVGTKPKPTTRQSLTGSRQSLGGSRSHLASPVVEKPDAGDHASQIPKRASFIETGFVETLKPQFTPGQVITTTPTPITSVEEKINIIQLQQEIENRNQQIRDLSEKFETLKIKRQDDKEKLKEFDKLKIQLEQLIEFKSKIMEVQASLQREVQRAKQEAKDAIEAKETHAEEVADLAEAVEMATLDKEMAEEKAETLQLELEVCKEKLEEVTLDLKILKTEMQERSGGTSASDEQEAVSTFELKQLQQQNVRLRDTLVRLRDLSAHDKHEYQKLLKDIDQKKSEIVELGKTKEKLSARVEEMEQQIGDLQEQVDAAMGAEEMVVILGEQKLTLEEKVAQLREEVTDLEALQDMNDQLVESNAELEAELREDLDMARAAAKQAMRDRDAALETIADREGTLNKFRELVQKLQEQSLQLQSRLESETSKPVSALPEILDFTKMFNETKAHTKAIDLELRRVDIQQLQNHIKYLTSYMPDSFMNRGGDHDAVLVLLLIPRMIYKTDILLGQIKDKFPPVDKIDRAAILKGHTVEQCSFRCRASFYIYALQSILHQYQYALSTCKTEALLKVGGTFPEIAAHEKVIDGFVELVKRDQLDENVPTETLEKCVGYFNTLFPVLLGPENRLNHTQLLVDNVKSLVSACDGFTTDSMVIRNLIETSNVGDIGLLSQHIITTAEQLQQQLKLVKRRLPPDASVANIGLNKEVAENLYQCYQQAGRILKTLQDIVKNSVQMMTSSGELEKGLPQDKIKDIALNASDKIYEQDDLGPVQSVKNSLTFIVTQITQLAQFLQDNEYEINTANKNEEKVVPPIQMRAEAVKKELEQTKTLTSKLENKESDIKELRKALKEKQEQLSEMTIRKELAEKKLGNVNKDYELTIEKLQRKLEEAHNNYKKKEKEFEETLDHLQTDIDSLENEKGEMKEKLKLLSKKTQMELSMSKSTSGSQLSSLQSSIGPSLPAVVRDSPLLLQEIDNLRKLFHQERNERVKLESDALKKELDSLTPLPSFKTSPDEVLDKLFKEGAALKQEILLTLAKPRFPQIYKVKPGNGPAAWQKHFAEENDKLLDLNRRTKEFQSKVANEIVKRKMGGRVEADFAVFPTIEMVNALRENKPVNVGFVKIPKSYVAAGEKPGIVNLELDFQNLQRILQSLSC; the protein is encoded by the exons ATGTCCTATTTAAAAATCGGTCAAAAAGTTAAAGTAACCGGCAAAGACGTTCAAGGGCTCATAGCCTTCGTTGGCCCCACGAACTTTGCCCCGGATACTTGGATAGGAGTCAAGTTGGATGAACCCAAAGGTAAAAACAACGGTACTGTACAGGGTGTAGAATATTTCAAG TGCGAAGACAAGCACGGGTTGTTCGTAAAGCCGTCGCAGATTATTCCTTTGGATGATCATGGCAAACCAGTCAAAGAAGTTTCAGAGGATTATGCAAAGGCGCGGCCAAGACCAAGCAG CGTCGGTACAAAACCCAAACCAACTAC TCGCCAATCGCTTACAGGCAGTCGCCAGTCGCTGGGAGGCAGTCGCAGCCACTTGGCATCTCCAGTAGTGGAAAAACCCGATGCCGGTGACCATGCCAGCCAAATCCCCAAGCGGGCGTCGTTTATTGAG ACCGGGTTTGTTGAAACACTCAAACCTCAGTTTACGCCCGGTCAAGTCATCACTACCACCCCCACACCTATCACCTCGGTCGAAGAGAAGATCAACATTATTCAGTTGCAGCAGGAGATTGAAAATCGTAACCAACAAATCCGCGATTTGAGCGAGAAATTCGAAACGCTCAAAATTAAAAGGCAAGATGATAAAGAAAAGCTAAAAGAATTTGACAAATTGAAGATTCAACTCGAACAATTGATTGAATTCAAATCGAAGATCATGGAAGTCCAAGCGAGCTTGCAGAGAGAAGTGCAGAGGGCCAAACAGGAGGCGAAAGATGCAATCGAAGCGAAAGAGACGCACGCGGAAGAAGTCGCAGATTTGGCCGAAGCCGTCGAAATGGCGACTCTCGACAAAGAAATGGCCGAGGAGAAGGCGGAAACGCTGCAGCTGGAACTAGAAGTTTGCAAGGAAAAGTTGGAAGAGGTCACTCTGGAtttaaaaatactcaaaaCGGAAATGCAAGAGCGCT CCGGCGGAACTTCAGCGAGTGACGAACAAGAAGCTGTCTCGACGTTCGAGTTGAAACAATTGCAACAACAAAACGTGCGCCTCAGAGACACTCTGGTTCGATTGAGAGACTTGTCAGCCCACGATAAACAcgaatatcaaaaattattgaaagacaTTGACCAAAAAAAATCCGAAATCGTCGAACTGGGGAAAACTAAGGAAAAACTGAGCGCCCGAGTCGAAGAAATGGAACAGCAAATCGGCGATCTTCAGGAGCAA gTGGACGCCGCGATGGGAGCCGAAGAGATGGTGGTGATTCTCGGCGAGCAGAAATTGACTCTCGAGGAGAAAGTCGCTCAGCTTCGCGAAGAAGTTACCGATCTGGAGGCGTTGCAAGACATGAACGATCAACTGGTCGAGAGCAATGCCGAACTGGAAGCCGAACTCAGGGAAGACCTCGACATGGCTCGGGCCGCAGCCAAACAAGCTATGCGCGATCGCGACGCCGCCTTGGAGACGATAGCCGATCGCGAAGGCACCCTCAACAAGTTCAGAGAGCTCGTCCAGAAGTTGCAAGAACAGTCTTTGCAGTTGCAGAGCCGTTTGGAGAGCGAAACGAGCAAACCGGTATCGGCTTTGCCCGAAATTTTGGACTTCACGAAGATGTTCAACGAGACAAAGGCACACACGAAGGCGATCGACCTGGAATTGCGCCGAGTGGACATTCAACAGTTGCAGAATCACATTAAATACTTGACGTCGTACATGCCCGATTCGTTTATGAATCGCGGGGGCGATCACGACGCCGTTCTGGTACTGCTGTTGATACCCAGAATGATCTATAAGACGGATATTTTGTTGGGTCAAATCAAAGACAAGTTTCCACCGGTGGATAAGATCGATCGAGCGGCCATTCTCAAAGGCCACACGGTCGAACAGTGTTCTTTCAGGTGCAGGGCTTCCTTCTACATTTACGCTTTACAG TCGATTCTGCACCAGTATCAGTACGCATTGAGTACTTGCAAGACGGAAGCGCTGCTCAAAGTCGGAGGGACGTTTCCTGAAATCGCAGCTCACGAAAAAGTCATCGACGGTTTCGTGGAGTTGGTCAAGCGAGACCAACTGGATGAAAACGTTCCAACTGAAACTCTGGAGAAATGCGTCGGTTATTTCAACACTTTGTTTCCTGTTCTTTTGGGACCCGAAAATCGCCTGAATCACACCCAGTTACTCGTCGACAACGTCAAAAGTCTAGTTTCCGCTTGCGACGGTTTCACCACCGACTCGATGGTCATAAGAAATTTGATCGAA ACCAGCAACGTTGGCGACATCGGTCTATTGTCTCAACATATCATAACGACAGCTGAACAACTGCAACAACAACTCAAACTGGTAAAACGTCGCCTTCCACCTGACGCAAGTGTtgcgaatatcggtctcaacaAGGAAGTTGCCGAGAATTTGTACCAGTGTTATCAACAGGCAGGACGCATTCTTAAGACTTTACAAGATATTGTCAAGAATTCAGTGCAGATGATGACATCTAGTGGAG AATTAGAAAAAGGACTCCCCCAagataaaatcaaagatattGCACTTAACGCCAGCGACAAAATCTACGAACAAGATGATCTAGGACCTGTTCAGAGTGTTAAAAATTCGCTAACTTTTATAGTCACTCAGATTACTCAACTCGCCCAATTTCTGCAAGATAACGAATACGAGATCAACACCGCCAATAAAAATGAAGAGAAG GTGGTTCCACCGATACAAATGAGAGCGGAAGCCGTGAAAAAGGAATTGGAACAAACCAAAACGCTCACTAGCAAGTTGGAAAATAAAGAATCTGACATTAAAGAATTGAGGAAAGCGTTAAAAGAGAAACAAGAGCAGCTGTCCGAAATGACAATAAGGAAAGAGTTGGCAGAAAAGAAATTGGGTAACGTCAACAAAGACTACGAATTGACGATCGAAAAGTTGCAAAGAAAACTAGAAGAGGCCCACAACAATTACAAGAAGAAAGAGAAAGAATTCGAAGAGACCCTGGATCACTTGCAGACGGATATAGACTCGTTGGAGAACGAAAAGGGTGAGATGAAAGAAAAACTGAAGTTGCTGTCGAAAAAGACCCAAATGGAGTTGTCCATGTCGAAGAGCACATCCGGTTCGCAACTATCGTCGCTACAATCGTCGATCGGTCCGAGTCTACCGGCAGTGGTCAGAGATTCGCCATTGCTGCTGCAAGAAATCGACAACCTTCGAAAGCTTTTCCACCAGGAAAGAAACGAAAGAGTCAAACTGGAGAGCGACGCGTTGAAAAAAGAATTGGACAGTTTGACACCGCTACCCTCATTTAAGACGAGTCCGGACGAAGTGTTGGACAAGTTATTCAAAGAAGGCGCCGCGTTGAAGCAAGAGATCTTGCTGACCTTGGCCAAACCGAGGTTTCCGCAGATCTACAAGGTGAAACCGGGGAACGGACCGGCGGCTTGGCAGAAACATTTCGCAGAGGAAAACGATAAACTTCTGGATTTGAACAGGAGGACTAAGGAATTTCAGAGTAAAGTGGCCAACGAGATCGTTAAGAGGAAGATGGGAGGACGTGTCGAGGCAGACTTCGCCGTATTTCCCACCATCGAGATGGTGAATGCTTTGAGAGAAAACAAACCGGTGAACGTGGGCTTCGTGAAAATACCAAAGAGTTATGTGGCAGCAGGAGAGAAGCCCGGGATCGTTAATTTAGAActagattttcaaaatttgcagAGAATTTTGCAGTCTTTATCATGTTAG
- the DCTN1-p150 gene encoding dynactin subunit 1 isoform X8 yields the protein MSYLKIGQKVKVTGKDVQGLIAFVGPTNFAPDTWIGVKLDEPKGKNNGTVQGVEYFKCEDKHGLFVKPSQIIPLDDHGKPVKEVSEDYAKARPRPSSNVYSVGTKPKPTTRQSLTGSRQSLGGSRSHLASPVVEKPDAGDHASQIPKRASFIETGFVETLKPQFTPGQVITTTPTPITSVEEKINIIQLQQEIENRNQQIRDLSEKFETLKIKRQDDKEKLKEFDKLKIQLEQLIEFKSKIMEVQASLQREVQRAKQEAKDAIEAKETHAEEVADLAEAVEMATLDKEMAEEKAETLQLELEVCKEKLEEVTLDLKILKTEMQERSGGTSASDEQEAVSTFELKQLQQQNVRLRDTLVRLRDLSAHDKHEYQKLLKDIDQKKSEIVELGKTKEKLSARVEEMEQQIGDLQEQVDAAMGAEEMVVILGEQKLTLEEKVAQLREEVTDLEALQDMNDQLVESNAELEAELREDLDMARAAAKQAMRDRDAALETIADREGTLNKFRELVQKLQEQSLQLQSRLESETSKPVSALPEILDFTKMFNETKAHTKAIDLELRRVDIQQLQNHIKYLTSYMPDSFMNRGGDHDAVLVLLLIPRMIYKTDILLGQIKDKFPPVDKIDRAAILKGHTVEQCSFRCRASFYIYALQSILHQYQYALSTCKTEALLKVGGTFPEIAAHEKVIDGFVELVKRDQLDENVPTETLEKCVGYFNTLFPVLLGPENRLNHTQLLVDNVKSLVSACDGFTTDSMVIRNLIETSNVGDIGLLSQHIITTAEQLQQQLKLVKRRLPPDASVANIGLNKEVAENLYQCYQQAGRILKTLQDIVKNSVQMMTSSGELEKGLPQDKIKDIALNASDKIYEQDDLGPVQSVKNSLTFIVTQITQLAQFLQDNEYEINTANKNEEKVVPPIQMRAEAVKKELEQTKTLTSKLENKESDIKELRKALKEKQEQLSEMTIRKELAEKKLGNVNKDYELTIEKLQRKLEEAHNNYKKKEKEFEETLDHLQTDIDSLENEKGEMKEKLKLLSKKTQMELSMSKSTSGSQLSSLQSSIGPSLPAVVRDSPLLLQEIDNLRKLFHQERNERVKLESDALKKELDSLTPLPSFKTSPDEVLDKLFKEGAALKQEILLTLAKPRFPQIYKVKPGNGPAAWQKHFAEENDKLLDLNRRTKEFQSKVANEIVKRKMGGRVEADFAVFPTIEMVNALRENKPVNVGFVKIPKSYVAAGEKPGIVNLELDFQNLQRILQSLSC from the exons ATGTCCTATTTAAAAATCGGTCAAAAAGTTAAAGTAACCGGCAAAGACGTTCAAGGGCTCATAGCCTTCGTTGGCCCCACGAACTTTGCCCCGGATACTTGGATAGGAGTCAAGTTGGATGAACCCAAAGGTAAAAACAACGGTACTGTACAGGGTGTAGAATATTTCAAG TGCGAAGACAAGCACGGGTTGTTCGTAAAGCCGTCGCAGATTATTCCTTTGGATGATCATGGCAAACCAGTCAAAGAAGTTTCAGAGGATTATGCAAAGGCGCGGCCAAGACCAAGCAG TAATGTTTACAGCGTCGGTACAAAACCCAAACCAACTAC TCGCCAATCGCTTACAGGCAGTCGCCAGTCGCTGGGAGGCAGTCGCAGCCACTTGGCATCTCCAGTAGTGGAAAAACCCGATGCCGGTGACCATGCCAGCCAAATCCCCAAGCGGGCGTCGTTTATTGAG ACCGGGTTTGTTGAAACACTCAAACCTCAGTTTACGCCCGGTCAAGTCATCACTACCACCCCCACACCTATCACCTCGGTCGAAGAGAAGATCAACATTATTCAGTTGCAGCAGGAGATTGAAAATCGTAACCAACAAATCCGCGATTTGAGCGAGAAATTCGAAACGCTCAAAATTAAAAGGCAAGATGATAAAGAAAAGCTAAAAGAATTTGACAAATTGAAGATTCAACTCGAACAATTGATTGAATTCAAATCGAAGATCATGGAAGTCCAAGCGAGCTTGCAGAGAGAAGTGCAGAGGGCCAAACAGGAGGCGAAAGATGCAATCGAAGCGAAAGAGACGCACGCGGAAGAAGTCGCAGATTTGGCCGAAGCCGTCGAAATGGCGACTCTCGACAAAGAAATGGCCGAGGAGAAGGCGGAAACGCTGCAGCTGGAACTAGAAGTTTGCAAGGAAAAGTTGGAAGAGGTCACTCTGGAtttaaaaatactcaaaaCGGAAATGCAAGAGCGCT CCGGCGGAACTTCAGCGAGTGACGAACAAGAAGCTGTCTCGACGTTCGAGTTGAAACAATTGCAACAACAAAACGTGCGCCTCAGAGACACTCTGGTTCGATTGAGAGACTTGTCAGCCCACGATAAACAcgaatatcaaaaattattgaaagacaTTGACCAAAAAAAATCCGAAATCGTCGAACTGGGGAAAACTAAGGAAAAACTGAGCGCCCGAGTCGAAGAAATGGAACAGCAAATCGGCGATCTTCAGGAGCAA gTGGACGCCGCGATGGGAGCCGAAGAGATGGTGGTGATTCTCGGCGAGCAGAAATTGACTCTCGAGGAGAAAGTCGCTCAGCTTCGCGAAGAAGTTACCGATCTGGAGGCGTTGCAAGACATGAACGATCAACTGGTCGAGAGCAATGCCGAACTGGAAGCCGAACTCAGGGAAGACCTCGACATGGCTCGGGCCGCAGCCAAACAAGCTATGCGCGATCGCGACGCCGCCTTGGAGACGATAGCCGATCGCGAAGGCACCCTCAACAAGTTCAGAGAGCTCGTCCAGAAGTTGCAAGAACAGTCTTTGCAGTTGCAGAGCCGTTTGGAGAGCGAAACGAGCAAACCGGTATCGGCTTTGCCCGAAATTTTGGACTTCACGAAGATGTTCAACGAGACAAAGGCACACACGAAGGCGATCGACCTGGAATTGCGCCGAGTGGACATTCAACAGTTGCAGAATCACATTAAATACTTGACGTCGTACATGCCCGATTCGTTTATGAATCGCGGGGGCGATCACGACGCCGTTCTGGTACTGCTGTTGATACCCAGAATGATCTATAAGACGGATATTTTGTTGGGTCAAATCAAAGACAAGTTTCCACCGGTGGATAAGATCGATCGAGCGGCCATTCTCAAAGGCCACACGGTCGAACAGTGTTCTTTCAGGTGCAGGGCTTCCTTCTACATTTACGCTTTACAG TCGATTCTGCACCAGTATCAGTACGCATTGAGTACTTGCAAGACGGAAGCGCTGCTCAAAGTCGGAGGGACGTTTCCTGAAATCGCAGCTCACGAAAAAGTCATCGACGGTTTCGTGGAGTTGGTCAAGCGAGACCAACTGGATGAAAACGTTCCAACTGAAACTCTGGAGAAATGCGTCGGTTATTTCAACACTTTGTTTCCTGTTCTTTTGGGACCCGAAAATCGCCTGAATCACACCCAGTTACTCGTCGACAACGTCAAAAGTCTAGTTTCCGCTTGCGACGGTTTCACCACCGACTCGATGGTCATAAGAAATTTGATCGAA ACCAGCAACGTTGGCGACATCGGTCTATTGTCTCAACATATCATAACGACAGCTGAACAACTGCAACAACAACTCAAACTGGTAAAACGTCGCCTTCCACCTGACGCAAGTGTtgcgaatatcggtctcaacaAGGAAGTTGCCGAGAATTTGTACCAGTGTTATCAACAGGCAGGACGCATTCTTAAGACTTTACAAGATATTGTCAAGAATTCAGTGCAGATGATGACATCTAGTGGAG AATTAGAAAAAGGACTCCCCCAagataaaatcaaagatattGCACTTAACGCCAGCGACAAAATCTACGAACAAGATGATCTAGGACCTGTTCAGAGTGTTAAAAATTCGCTAACTTTTATAGTCACTCAGATTACTCAACTCGCCCAATTTCTGCAAGATAACGAATACGAGATCAACACCGCCAATAAAAATGAAGAGAAG GTGGTTCCACCGATACAAATGAGAGCGGAAGCCGTGAAAAAGGAATTGGAACAAACCAAAACGCTCACTAGCAAGTTGGAAAATAAAGAATCTGACATTAAAGAATTGAGGAAAGCGTTAAAAGAGAAACAAGAGCAGCTGTCCGAAATGACAATAAGGAAAGAGTTGGCAGAAAAGAAATTGGGTAACGTCAACAAAGACTACGAATTGACGATCGAAAAGTTGCAAAGAAAACTAGAAGAGGCCCACAACAATTACAAGAAGAAAGAGAAAGAATTCGAAGAGACCCTGGATCACTTGCAGACGGATATAGACTCGTTGGAGAACGAAAAGGGTGAGATGAAAGAAAAACTGAAGTTGCTGTCGAAAAAGACCCAAATGGAGTTGTCCATGTCGAAGAGCACATCCGGTTCGCAACTATCGTCGCTACAATCGTCGATCGGTCCGAGTCTACCGGCAGTGGTCAGAGATTCGCCATTGCTGCTGCAAGAAATCGACAACCTTCGAAAGCTTTTCCACCAGGAAAGAAACGAAAGAGTCAAACTGGAGAGCGACGCGTTGAAAAAAGAATTGGACAGTTTGACACCGCTACCCTCATTTAAGACGAGTCCGGACGAAGTGTTGGACAAGTTATTCAAAGAAGGCGCCGCGTTGAAGCAAGAGATCTTGCTGACCTTGGCCAAACCGAGGTTTCCGCAGATCTACAAGGTGAAACCGGGGAACGGACCGGCGGCTTGGCAGAAACATTTCGCAGAGGAAAACGATAAACTTCTGGATTTGAACAGGAGGACTAAGGAATTTCAGAGTAAAGTGGCCAACGAGATCGTTAAGAGGAAGATGGGAGGACGTGTCGAGGCAGACTTCGCCGTATTTCCCACCATCGAGATGGTGAATGCTTTGAGAGAAAACAAACCGGTGAACGTGGGCTTCGTGAAAATACCAAAGAGTTATGTGGCAGCAGGAGAGAAGCCCGGGATCGTTAATTTAGAActagattttcaaaatttgcagAGAATTTTGCAGTCTTTATCATGTTAG